In Candidatus Electrothrix scaldis, the genomic window TTCCGCATTGAACACCGTTTTCTTCATCACCAACTTCTGGGTTGTAGGTGTATCCACACATTGAGCATTTCAGTATATCCATAATTTTCTCCTTTTTTTGATCAATATTATCATTTGATAAATTTTATATGTATGAGCTGGGGGCAGTCAAACCTTTTTTGTGGGCCTCTTAGAATATCCCTTTTTGCTTATTTTTTGAGCATGATGATGTCTTGCTGTGAAAAGTCTTTTTATTTTAATTGACTATGCAGGGCCAGGATTCTTGGCTGTTTATGGGCTATGCTCTGTAAAGTTTCAGGAGGCGAGAATAGGTATTTTGGGGAAGCTATATATCTGTCTCTATTTCTTGAAGAAAAATATGCATTCTTTTTTGGGGATGGTTTTAAAATTTGAATAGGTTTTATTTTTATAATATCATGATATTATAAAAATTATAGCCATGATTGTTAAAAATATTTGACAGGAAGTTTTAAGATTTAAAAGATAATAATTTGATATAATATACTTTTTTTCTTGACCTTGAAGGTCTGTTTAGATATTTTGATTTTAGGAGATAGTTATTATTACTAAAAAGGAGGGCTACACATGAAAAAAAATAATTTGATTTTGGCTTTGGCTGTTTTTGCTGTATCAAGCGTAGTTTGGGTATCAACTTCTTTTGCAACTTGGCAGAATGAATCATCAATTAATGTGGAAGGCTTGACTTTGGAGGAGGCAGCGCAAAAATATGGTGTTGAGTCTGGCAGCAGCCATCCGGTCATTTTCGAAGTGAATACTCAGTCAGGACAGAAAGATTGTAGGCTCGTCGTTGCCACTGGCTCCAGTGAAGCCTGCCCAACAGCAAAGATTTTTTACCAGTCAAGTAAACTTACTTCAAACTTTGACGGCACCAGCACCATGAGAGTTGATGTTTATTATGATGTCAACGAGTTAACTTATGAGTAGCCACGCCGTGTGGTAGCGTTGCTTAGGCTGAAGCGGAGCGGCTTAAGCAATGAAAAGAGGGCGGAGCAGATGTTCCGCCCTTTTTGCATGAGAATGCAGGAAGCAATGGCAACTTTTTTTTAAGGCTGTCATTGTTGTTTCCAGGAGAGTCGATGGTTTACCTTGTTCAAGGGGAACATCTCTTTCTTATTTACGGATTGTTTTTATTGAATAATTTCTCGCATAACCTCGCGGATTGCCCTATCCCGGCGCCCTCCTAAAGGGATGCGGTTACGAATGAGATTGATATACACACCAGCCTTGTTAACGTTACCCAGAAAGAGCAGGCCAACTAACCGGTCCTTATCAAACAGGAGCTTACGGTAGTTTTCACCCTTGCTCTCGGCAAAAAGTGTGAATTGATCGCCAGGATTATCAAGTCGGCCCGCTGAAACTAGGGCTAAGCCTGATATCTCGGTGCTGTTCATCACAGAAAGCAGCGGTGGCATTTCAGACCGTCCTCCGCTCATGCTGGAGCCTGCCACCCTTCCGGTATGGACGGCATTGCTCCAGAGTCCACTTACGGCCTCTTCACCCGTGGCTTGATCTTTAAAGCGGACCAAATCACCTGCGGCATAGATATTCGGTACAGATGTACGCATTTTGCTATCCACCTGCACCCCATAATCCATTGAGATACCTGATTCGGCAAGAAAGTCAGTGTTCGGACGTACACCAATCCCTACGATCACCATATCAGCCGGAATGGTTTCACCCGATTTCAGTCTGACAGCGCTTACCTTGCCCTCAGCGTTTATAATTTCCGCAACGGTTTCGTTGGTGCGGAGACTGACCCCGTTTTGCCGCAACCGGGCAGCAATCTCTTTTGCCGCCACCTGATCTGCCCTGTGCGGGAGGATTTGTTCTTGTTGCTCAATAACGGTGATGCTGGGAAATCCTACTCGGTTCAGGGCCTCGGTGGCCTTGATGCCGACCAGCCCTCCGCCGATAATGATGGCGTTGCGGCAATTGGGCAGATATTCCCTGATCCTGAGCGCATCATCCATGCTGCGTAGGGTAAAGACCCCTTTGCTGCTTATCCCAGGCAGGTCATGCAGTGGCATGATAGGGACGCCGCCAGCAGCCAGAAGTAGTTTTTCGTAGGTCAATTCCTTGCCGGATTGGAGTTCGATGACCTGCTTTTGTGCATCAATCCGCAGGCAGCGATCATGAACCAGTTCTGTCTCTTTGCCAGCCATAGGCTGTTCTGCAAACAGGATTTCATCCGCTGTTCGGCTGCCATCCAGGAGGTAGGGGATAAGCGGCCGGTAGTAGAAGGGGATAGCCTCATCCGTCACCACTCGGATTTCCGCCTGGGGCCTGTTGCGGCGGATGGCAGCCAGCCCGGAAGCAGCAGCTACTGAGCCGCCTACAATGACATATTCCATTGTCATTCGCCCTCCCGGAGCATGTATTCCCGCCGCCGTTCCTTGGGTAAATCCTCAGCATCGACCAGCCGGAGGGCCTTGGTTGGGCAGGAGGCCACGCAGGCCGGTATCTCCCGATCCGGACAGCGATCGCATTTTACCGCAAGATGCAAGTTCGCATCCCTTGCCACCACTCCGAAGGGGCAGGACATGATGCAGGACCAGCAACCGATACAGCGTTCATCCTTGCGCCGGACAACACCTCGTTCATCGCGATACAGGCTGCCGGTAATGCAGGCGGCCATGCAGGGCGATTCATCACAGTGATGACAGAGTACCGGTTCTTTCCGGTCCCCTTGTTGCTCAACAAAAAGACGCTTTTTCGGGGGATGGATCTGGCTGATTGCAGAAGTCAGATTTTTTTCCTCGGAATGCTCAACCCGACAGGCGATCTCACAGGTTCGGCAGCCGAGACAACGCTCAGCGTCTGCGTAAAGAAATTGCATAATTCACCTCCTACAGGCCCAGACCGGCTCGGCGCTCGTCAATCACCGCGAGCAGTTTTTCCGCAGCCTTGACTGGGTCCGGCTCCACAATGAAATATCCGCCCAGCAGATCTTTGATCGTTGCGGTCAGGGTCTCCGTGACCAGTTTGCTGCCCAGTACAGGCGGGGCCATGCCAAGATGGGTGGGGAAGCCGCCAACCACAGCCCAAGTGCCAATGGCGATAGCCTTTTCGGTGACCGCTTCCGGGGCTGAAGCAACAACAGGCAATTGGGCCATATCCACCCCGAGCTTATTGGCAACAGCTGCTGCAACATCCACTGCTCTGGGGTTATCCACGCAGGAGCCCATATGGAGAACCGGTGGCAGCGCTGCCTCCAGTCCGGCAGCCTCACCGATGGCGGTCAGGACCGCAGCCAGCCCTTCACCAGCATATTTATTGGTGGCCTCCGAAGTCATGAAACCGTGGCGGGCATAGGTGGAAGAGGCACAGCCGGTGGCCAGGATCAGAACGTTCTCTGCCAGGAGTTTCTTGACCATCTCAACATAGTTTTTGTCCTGGGGGATTTTGACCGTGTTGCAGCCTGCAAAGAGACAGATGCCGCGAATATTACCAGCTACGATATTGTCGATCAGCGGCTTGAGCGGATCCTCGGCATTGACCTTGGCTAAGGCGCCGATGATGGCCTCTGCTGAAAAACCGGCAATAGCTGTGGAAGACTCCTGCGGGATACAGACCTTGTCTGGATTACGGAATTTGAAGCGCTCTATTCCCTGACGAATAATTGCCCGGGCACATTCCACGGCATTTTCATCGGAAAAGGCCATATGCTCTGCGCCGGGCATCTTGGCGATGGGCATGGTGGTGATGACCTTGGTGTGGAAGCATTCCGCGATGGTGGCAACACTCGGCATGATGCATTGGTAATCCACCACCATTGCATCTAATACTCCGGTCATGATGGCCACTTCCTGGGAAACCGAGCTGGTTGCCAGGGGAATGCCGTGCCGCATCAGGATTTCATTGCCTGTGCAGCAGATACCTACCACATTCAGTCCTTCCGAAGCACCGGCCTTTTTTGCCTCGGCAATAAGTTCCTCCTCAGAGGCAACTTGAGCGATAATGTCGCTGAGGAGGGGATTGTGGCCGTGCAGGGCAATATTGACAGCATCTTCCCTGAGGACGCCCAGATTCGCCTTGCTGACCACGGGTTGCGGGGTGCCAAAGAGGATATCAGAAAGATCAGTAGCCAGATGACAGGCTGTGTAATCAGCCACAGCGCATTTCAGCGCGCCCAGGAGGATATTGATGGGGTCTGCATCCACGCCGTAGGTGGTCCGGTGCATAACCTCAGCCACCGTACTGTCAATACTGGTGGGCACGATGCCAAGCTCACTACATTTCTCAATTCGACCGGGGGTAACCGTACATGCTGCCCAGGCCAGCGGCTCCTCCTTGCCTCCGAACTCAGACAGGGCCAGCTTTGCCAGATCTTGTGCAATCTCTTTGCTTGAGCGCCCTTCGACCTCTATGCCGCTACGGGCTGCTACGGCCTTGAGCTTTGTTTTATCCTGAATGGCGTAGGCCGGGGCCTCGCCAGCTACGGTTTTCTGGAATACATGGACCACATGCAGAGCATGACCACTATGAGAAGCTGTTCCACCGGCTATTGCTCGGGCCAGCCCCCTGGCAACGATGGTATCCGCAGTTGCCCCGCAGACGCCCCGAGTAGGTCCTTCGCCAAAGGGATCAATGCGGCAGGGGCCTTGCATGCAGTGGCGGCAGCAAACGCCGAGCTCTCCAAAACCGCATTGTGGTTGCTGGGCCTCGTATCTATCCCAGGCGGTCTGCACCTGGTTGCCACCTTTGTGCTGGTTGAGCACATGGATTACTGCCTTGTCGATTGATCGTTCCATTGGGTACTCCTTTTTTCTTCTCTGTGGGTTCTCTTGTGACGTGGTGGTAGCTCAAACGTCCCAGCTATAGCTTGTTACAAGGCATATTGCGGTGTGTTGCCACGTTGACATTTTGCGTAGCCATGATACACTCTCTCACAGATTGTATGTCTTCCTGGTGAGAAAGGTTTTTGTGTGTAGACCGGTCGAGTTTAAAAGGGTCTGTGAATTAGCTGATTACGTTTGATATCTTTCTTGTAAATAAAGTGAGTGTTACAAAAAAGAAAAATTTGTTTTAGCAGAAACTCTTTGGAAGATCAATAAATAATATTGAGTTGCTATTAATATCTGTGTCGTTGAGTGACCAGATTCTGTTGAAGATATATTTTTTTCTGCTAGAGTTCTATGATGTGATTAAGATAAATGAAGAAAATAGTGAATTTCTACTGCTGATTTGCATAAAAATCAGAGCAAAATATTCACAAGTAGTGTTGGATGTACGCGGATGAGGGAGTTGTCAGAGTGGTATGGACAGGAAACTTCGTCGGATAGCTGGAGGAGAAAAAGATCATTCTTGACGTGTTTGAGGATGTGGCCTATGAAATGGAGAATAATCTTATCCCGGAACATACGTTTGAAAACGTGCATAAATATTCTCAGGGCATAGGATAGAAACGCTGTTGTTGCCGATTTATTTCAGATTATAATTCTTTATGGATATAGATTTCGAATACCTGGTTGAACTTTTTTTTAGCGGCCTGACCCGTGGCTCTATCTACGCCCTGATCGCTTTGGGCTATACTATGGTCTATGGCATTATCGGCCTGATTAATTTTGCGCATGGCGAGATTTACATGATCGGAGCCTTTACCGCCTTTATCGTTGCTACGGTGTTGTCCATTTATGGCTTTCCGCTTTTTGCCGTGCTGATTTTGGCTGCTGTTGCGGCAATGGTGTGGGCTGCGGCCTATGGCTTTACCGTGGAAAAGTTGGCCTACAGACCGCTCCGTAATGCACCCCGTTTGTCGCCGCTTATTTCAGCCATCGGTATGTCGATTTTTTTGCAGAACTACGTTCTGTTGGCCCAAACGTCCGATTTCCTCTCTTTCCCGGAGCTGATCCCTGAGTTTGCCTTTCTGGAACCCTATGCTTATGTAATTGGCTCAACAGACTTTGTTATCTTGGTCACCACCGCTGTTGTCATGGTGCTCTTGACTTGGCTGATTAAGTTTACCCGATTGGGCAAAGCCATGCGCGCCACGGCCCAGGATAAGGTTATGGCCGCGCTGGTGGGAATCAACGTAAATAATGTGATTTCCGCTACCTTTGTTATCGGCTCAGCCCTGGCTGCCCTTGGTGGTTTGCTCATTGCCTCCCATGTTGGGCAGATTAATTTTTTTGTTGGCTTTATTGCTGGGATCAAGGCCTTTACTGCTGCGGTGCTGGGTGGTATCGGCTCCATTCCCGGCGCCGTGCTCGGCAGCTTCATCCTCGGCCTGACCGAGGCTTTTGCCACTGGCTATGTCTCCAGTGATTACGAAGACGTGTTTGCCTTTTCCCTGCTGGTGTTGATCTTAATTTTCCGGCCCGCAGGTATCCTGGGGAAGGCAAGTGTGGAGAAGGTGTGAAACAGGACCTTTTTTGCATTTCATACAGGAGCAGGAGGAGGGGATCATCCCGGATAACGATCCAGGATGTTCAACAGGGTTCTCAGGAAATTCTCCCCGGCGATTTCCTGAAAGTGCCTCAGCTCCCCCTTTCAGGGCTTGACGCTGTCTGGTCTCTATAATAGAGTCTTGGCCTGTTTTTCTTTACCCAGTAAGAGAAATGGGCTATGTTCAACCGTGTTTGCTGGAAGCCGGGCTGATAGGGCTACTCCAACCTCTTAGGTGGGGAGAGGCCTTGGCTGTTCCAAAAGACTTGAACAGAATGCCACGATAAAGAGAAGAGGAGAAAGATTGAATGAGTGAGGACAAAAAGGTGCAGCTCCCTCTGGGAATTAGAGAAATTCTTGAATTATTGCCGCACCGATATCCTTTTATTATGTTGGACAGGGTCTTGGAATTTGAAGCTGATAAGAGAATCGTCGGTTTGAAAAATGTGACTATGGGAGAGCCCTTTTTTCAGGGGCATTTTCCTGGCGAACCTGTCATGCCTGGAGTCCTTATTCTTGAGGGCATGGCTCAGGCTGGGGCTGTGCTGGCCTATCTTTCCACTGAAGATATGAATGGGAAATTGGTTTATTTTGCTGGAATGGATAAGGTCCGTTTCCGTAAGGTTGTCCGTCCGGGTGATCAGCTGATCTATACAGTGGAACTCGTGCGGAAAAAAGGAAAGATTATTAAGGTCCAATGTCAGGCTCATGTTGATGGTGTGTTAGTAACCGAAGCAGAGCAAATGGCGAGTTTTTCTTGAGAGCTTTTTTGCTGATTAAAGGGCAAGAATACAGCACATGCTGTTCATTAGACCGTCGGTGAAGGCCGACAAAGGGATATATAAATGACTATACATGCTACTGCCGTGGTTGATCCACAGGCGGAAGTTCATGAAACTGCTTCCGTTGGTGCCTACAGCGTTATCGGCCCTAATGTTACCATTGGTCCGAATACCGTCATTGATGCACATGCCGTGATTTCCGGGCATACTCGTATTGGGGCAGAGAATCATATCGGTTCTTTTTCTTCTCTGGGAACGCCGCCACAGGATATGCATTATCAGGATGAACCCACTGAGTTGATTGTCGGTGATGGTAACAAGATACGGGAGTATGTTTCTATTCACCGGGGAACTCCCTCTGGAGGAGGCAAAACAATCATTGGAAATCATAATATGCTCATGGCCTATTGTCATGTGGCCCATGATTGTATCCTTCATGATCATGTCATTATGTCCAACGTGGCTACACTGGGTGGACATGTTGAGGTGGGCAGTTACGCCAATCTTGGTGGTTTGGTGGCCGTTCATCAATTCTGTCGTATAGGTCCTTATACGTATATCGGAGGAATGTCTGGTATCTCCCTTGATGTGCCTCCTTATGTTATTTTAACCGGGACCAGAAATCGAATGCGTATTGCCGGGGTTAATAAGATCGGTATGCGGCGTAATGGCCTGACTCGGGAGACCATAGGGGATATTGACCGTGCCTTTCGCATCATCTTCCGCTCATCACCACAGCTTTTGGTGAAAGAAGCTCTGGCACAGGTCACCCATGAGTTTCCAGAGTCTGACGCTGTTCGTGTGCTGGTGGATTTTTTCCGGGAAAGCAAGCGCGGTGTGGTGAAACGCACTGAAGATAGCTGAAACGTTAACGCATCGCACATGTCTACACCCATTGGACTTATTGCCGGAGGAGGTCAGTTTCCCCTGCTTTTTACCGAGGCAGCCAAAGCGCGTGACCGCCGGGTTGTCGCGGTTTGTCACCAGAATGAGACCCAGGAGGAGCTCGCTCAGTGCGCTGATGTTTCTTGCTGGGTCAAGCTTGGCCAGCTTGGAAAAATTATTCGTTTTTTTCATGAGCAAGGGGTCCGGGAGACGGTCTTTTGCGGTACCATCACCAAGACTCGTATGTTCAAGGATATTCTTCCAGACCTCAAGGGATTGAGTCTGTGGAATAAAATTGACAGACGTTTAGATGATGCTATCCTTCGGGCGGTTGCCGGAGCACTTGAAGAGGAAGGCATTAAGGTGCTTGCCTCGACCTGCTACCTTGAGCATCTTTTTTTTTCAAAGGGTATTTTAGGAAAGAAAAAGCCCACTCAGGAGCAGTTAGCAGACATTCGTTTTGGTTGGCGTATTGCCCGTGAGATAGGTCGCTTGGATATAGGGCAATGCGTTGTTGTCCGTGAAGGGGCAGTCTTGGCTGTTGAGGCTATTGAGGGGACAGATGCGGCAATTCGTCGGGGCGGTGAACTCTCAGGTTCAGGCGCTGTAGTGGTGAAAATGAAAAAACCGGGCCAGGATTTTCGTTTTGATCTGCCTGCCACAGGGACAAAAACCATCGAGACCTTAGCCTCTGTCAAGGGCGCTGTGCTGGCTGTCGAGGCTGGTCAATCCCTTCTTTTTGATCGCGAGGCCATGATTGCTGCGGCAAACCGGGCAGGTATTGTGGTCGTGGGGCTCCAGGAAGATGCGTCCGGCGAGCTGCTCTTCTAAAAAACAAGAAGATCCCCTGATGAAGAGCGAGCAGAACCCACTGAAAGTGCTCCTCCTGACAACATCCTTCCCTTTAAGCAGGAAATCACGAAGTGGCGTCTTTATTCAGAAGATGATCCGCTGCCTTCCTGACCATGTGCAGGTGACGGTGCTGACCCCTGATGGCACGGAAGGAGGTTTGCCCATCTCTGCTAACTATACGGTATTTCCCTTTCGTTATGCCCCAAAGAGCTGGCAGCAGCTTGCCCACGGGGCTGGCGGTATCATGGCTGCTCTTGCCCGCAATAAGCTGTTTTTTCTCCTGCTTCCTTTTTTTCTCTGTTCTCATCTGCTGACCTGTTGTTGGCTTACCCGCAAGGTGGATGTCCTGCATGCCAATTGGTCGATCAATGGTGTTATTGCCGGGATAGCTGGCCTTCTCTTTGGGAAGCCGGTTGTCACCACCCTGCGAGGCAGTGATGTCAACCTGATGGAAAAATCAGGTGTAATGCATAGGCTGGTCCATTTTTGTCTCCGTTTCAGTGTTGCTGTTGTGACGGTCAGCCCTTCTTTAGAGCAAAAACTCACCGAGTATTTTCCCCAGTACAGTGCAAAGATCGGAGTCATTTGTAATGGCATTGATCAGGATTTCTTTACTGCTGCTGAGGAACTTCAGAAAGCTGCAGAAGGAAATAATGGGGGAAATGGTGGTCATTCCGCATCAGGGCAGGGCAATAAACCTGTCCGTTTTGTATATGTAGGGAACCTGGTCCCTGGCAAAGGGGTGGATGTGATTCTCAAGGCGGCCTCTTCTCTACCTTCTCAGATTTCTTCGGAGAGTTGGCAGCTTGATATTATTGGTGACGGCCCGGAACGAAAGGCCTTAGAAGCGTTTTGTCAGGAACAGGACCTGGTAACTCAGGTGTCCTTTCATGGAGCAGCTCCCCCAGAGGATATTCCTGGCTTGATGGCTCGCTCTGATGTCTTTGTCTTTGCCAGCTTTGCCGAGGGAAGGCCTAATGTGGTCCTGGAGGCAATGGCCGTTGGCCTACCGGTGATTGCCGGAGCAATTCCAGCAGTCTCAGAACTCATCGAAAATGGGCAGCAAGGGCTTCTTTTTCCTCCTGGAGATGTCAGTGCCCTTGCAGAACATATGGCCTTGCTCATCAAGGAGCCGCTTACCAGACAGCGGCTGGGAGAGAAGGCCAGGGAATATCTCCATTTGCTCGGGCTGAGTTGGTCAGAGTCAGCACGAGACTACGCCAGACTTTATACAGAGGTGGCAACGAAAAACTGATTAATAGAACCAGCTTGTAAGAGTTTCTTTTAGCTCCTATGTAATGACTTCTCCTTTCTTATCTCCTTCTAGCTTGCCCTTCTTTTTAACTTTTTTCATTGTATTATAGTCTTTATACACCTTCTCAGCTCGTGTGGTAAGTAGAAAATAATAGCAATCTCGCCTTCGTTTATTCCTTCGGAAAAACAATGTCTTGAAAAAACTTGACAAGTAATGTCTGAGGTTAGATGATATATCAATAGATAATAGTTACTAATGTTAAGGAGGGGCAAGGGTATGAGGAGAAGAAACGTAGTGATCATAACGGGAATGAGTTTTTTTATTATTAGCATATTGCCTCTTATTCCCGGTTTAACTATTAAAATGGCAGAAGCTGCAAACCAAACTGTGCTTGCACAAATGCAAGCTCTTTCTCCTTCATCTGAAGGGATCCAAATGGTCCAGGCTGCTACTCCTGAAAGCAGCTTATGGAAAGGTCATACGCAGGCTGGTCTGCGTAGCCGGGCCATAGCACTGAATCCTCAGCTTCATGCAGAGAAACCATTCAGCAAAGGAACCAAACTTGTTACCCAGCTTTTTGATGATTTCAAGATCGAAGCAAATGTGCTGCGTTCTACCCGTAACAGCAAAGGGGTAACTGTAACGACAGCAAAAATTGTTGGATCCCAATGGGGCAGGGTTTTTATTGCCTCATCCAACGGAAAGGTCAGGACGAAAATACTGGATCCTGAACAAAATAAGATTTTTTCCATTGAATATAATCAAGAGAATGGTCTTCATTATGCTGTGGAACTTGACCCAAATTTATTCCAAGACGGTGACGACCAGGTTGACGTCGTTCAACCTCCTGCCGAAACACTCATTAATAATGAACAGAGCATCTCGCAGATGCTGGGCGTTCTTCCAGTAGAAGACGACGAAAGTACAGATACAAGCACCGTGGTGGATGTGATGGTTGTCTACTCCAATGACGCGCTCACCTATGCAGGCAGTGTTGATGAGATAAATAATATTATAGCCTTGGGTATAGCTATAGCCAATGATGCCCATGAGACCACGAATACAGGGATATTTCTCCACTTGGTGCATTCTGCCCAAGTGAATTATACCGATTCTGGAAATCGCTCTACCGATTTAGATCGCTTGTATGAAAGCAGTGATGGCTACCTGGATGATGTTCCTGCCCTGAGAGACGCCTATGGTGCTGATTTTGTTTCTCTCATGGTTGGTGATTCTGGTTCTGGAGGCACTGGCTATGTGCTGACCACTTCTTCCGGTTGGGCTTCTATCGCCTTGAATGTTATTAATGCGACGGTTTTTGATAGCTACACCCCAGCCCACGAGATTGGCCATAATATGGGCTTGAGTCATGCCAAGGATCAAAATTATCAAGCAGGACCAACCTCTTGGTACCCAGATACCTATAGTTTTTCTGAAAGTTCCGCAGGTTGGCATTGGCACCCTGATGCAGGCCAGAGTGGCTACAGCAGTATTATGGCCTATAGCGACGGGAAATATTATGCTGATGGATTAAGTCACACACGAGTGGGGTTGTTTTCTGATCCTAATATTACTTACGGAGGCTTACCCTGTGGTCATGCAGATGATGGCTATAATGCTTTGGT contains:
- a CDS encoding glycosyltransferase family 4 protein yields the protein MKSEQNPLKVLLLTTSFPLSRKSRSGVFIQKMIRCLPDHVQVTVLTPDGTEGGLPISANYTVFPFRYAPKSWQQLAHGAGGIMAALARNKLFFLLLPFFLCSHLLTCCWLTRKVDVLHANWSINGVIAGIAGLLFGKPVVTTLRGSDVNLMEKSGVMHRLVHFCLRFSVAVVTVSPSLEQKLTEYFPQYSAKIGVICNGIDQDFFTAAEELQKAAEGNNGGNGGHSASGQGNKPVRFVYVGNLVPGKGVDVILKAASSLPSQISSESWQLDIIGDGPERKALEAFCQEQDLVTQVSFHGAAPPEDIPGLMARSDVFVFASFAEGRPNVVLEAMAVGLPVIAGAIPAVSELIENGQQGLLFPPGDVSALAEHMALLIKEPLTRQRLGEKAREYLHLLGLSWSESARDYARLYTEVATKN
- a CDS encoding 4Fe-4S dicluster domain-containing protein, which codes for MQFLYADAERCLGCRTCEIACRVEHSEEKNLTSAISQIHPPKKRLFVEQQGDRKEPVLCHHCDESPCMAACITGSLYRDERGVVRRKDERCIGCWSCIMSCPFGVVARDANLHLAVKCDRCPDREIPACVASCPTKALRLVDAEDLPKERRREYMLREGE
- the fabZ gene encoding 3-hydroxyacyl-ACP dehydratase FabZ, whose protein sequence is MSEDKKVQLPLGIREILELLPHRYPFIMLDRVLEFEADKRIVGLKNVTMGEPFFQGHFPGEPVMPGVLILEGMAQAGAVLAYLSTEDMNGKLVYFAGMDKVRFRKVVRPGDQLIYTVELVRKKGKIIKVQCQAHVDGVLVTEAEQMASFS
- the cooS gene encoding anaerobic carbon-monoxide dehydrogenase catalytic subunit, with amino-acid sequence MERSIDKAVIHVLNQHKGGNQVQTAWDRYEAQQPQCGFGELGVCCRHCMQGPCRIDPFGEGPTRGVCGATADTIVARGLARAIAGGTASHSGHALHVVHVFQKTVAGEAPAYAIQDKTKLKAVAARSGIEVEGRSSKEIAQDLAKLALSEFGGKEEPLAWAACTVTPGRIEKCSELGIVPTSIDSTVAEVMHRTTYGVDADPINILLGALKCAVADYTACHLATDLSDILFGTPQPVVSKANLGVLREDAVNIALHGHNPLLSDIIAQVASEEELIAEAKKAGASEGLNVVGICCTGNEILMRHGIPLATSSVSQEVAIMTGVLDAMVVDYQCIMPSVATIAECFHTKVITTMPIAKMPGAEHMAFSDENAVECARAIIRQGIERFKFRNPDKVCIPQESSTAIAGFSAEAIIGALAKVNAEDPLKPLIDNIVAGNIRGICLFAGCNTVKIPQDKNYVEMVKKLLAENVLILATGCASSTYARHGFMTSEATNKYAGEGLAAVLTAIGEAAGLEAALPPVLHMGSCVDNPRAVDVAAAVANKLGVDMAQLPVVASAPEAVTEKAIAIGTWAVVGGFPTHLGMAPPVLGSKLVTETLTATIKDLLGGYFIVEPDPVKAAEKLLAVIDERRAGLGL
- a CDS encoding branched-chain amino acid ABC transporter permease LivH (LivHMGF is the membrane component of the LIV-I/LS branched-chain amino acid transporter), whose amino-acid sequence is MDIDFEYLVELFFSGLTRGSIYALIALGYTMVYGIIGLINFAHGEIYMIGAFTAFIVATVLSIYGFPLFAVLILAAVAAMVWAAAYGFTVEKLAYRPLRNAPRLSPLISAIGMSIFLQNYVLLAQTSDFLSFPELIPEFAFLEPYAYVIGSTDFVILVTTAVVMVLLTWLIKFTRLGKAMRATAQDKVMAALVGINVNNVISATFVIGSALAALGGLLIASHVGQINFFVGFIAGIKAFTAAVLGGIGSIPGAVLGSFILGLTEAFATGYVSSDYEDVFAFSLLVLILIFRPAGILGKASVEKV
- a CDS encoding FAD-dependent oxidoreductase; protein product: MTMEYVIVGGSVAAASGLAAIRRNRPQAEIRVVTDEAIPFYYRPLIPYLLDGSRTADEILFAEQPMAGKETELVHDRCLRIDAQKQVIELQSGKELTYEKLLLAAGGVPIMPLHDLPGISSKGVFTLRSMDDALRIREYLPNCRNAIIIGGGLVGIKATEALNRVGFPSITVIEQQEQILPHRADQVAAKEIAARLRQNGVSLRTNETVAEIINAEGKVSAVRLKSGETIPADMVIVGIGVRPNTDFLAESGISMDYGVQVDSKMRTSVPNIYAAGDLVRFKDQATGEEAVSGLWSNAVHTGRVAGSSMSGGRSEMPPLLSVMNSTEISGLALVSAGRLDNPGDQFTLFAESKGENYRKLLFDKDRLVGLLFLGNVNKAGVYINLIRNRIPLGGRRDRAIREVMREIIQ
- a CDS encoding M12 family metallo-peptidase; amino-acid sequence: MRRRNVVIITGMSFFIISILPLIPGLTIKMAEAANQTVLAQMQALSPSSEGIQMVQAATPESSLWKGHTQAGLRSRAIALNPQLHAEKPFSKGTKLVTQLFDDFKIEANVLRSTRNSKGVTVTTAKIVGSQWGRVFIASSNGKVRTKILDPEQNKIFSIEYNQENGLHYAVELDPNLFQDGDDQVDVVQPPAETLINNEQSISQMLGVLPVEDDESTDTSTVVDVMVVYSNDALTYAGSVDEINNIIALGIAIANDAHETTNTGIFLHLVHSAQVNYTDSGNRSTDLDRLYESSDGYLDDVPALRDAYGADFVSLMVGDSGSGGTGYVLTTSSGWASIALNVINATVFDSYTPAHEIGHNMGLSHAKDQNYQAGPTSWYPDTYSFSESSAGWHWHPDAGQSGYSSIMAYSDGKYYADGLSHTRVGLFSDPNITYGGLPCGHADDGYNALVLRSLKNVYAAYRDRPISANSVVIDSPNGGESFAAGSTQYIQWDFDGISGNVKIELLDNGSVDQVIAASTLNDRVYSWTLPSNISGKNYTIRISSLDGSISDTSDAVFSIKSVVYEHTMDTDPGYTTESEWEFGAPSGNNPTYGGADAAYTGTNIYDTDLDSVMFSTGYMMSTAFDCSDYEAVELSFMGWFSVTSGYNATVEVSNDNVNWTTLYSISDVWTNAWQEYTFDISSYADEQATVYVRWGHVATSGGSNYSGMSVDDVKIIGVNKATAVSSSTGSVVPALMLLLMSK
- the lpxA gene encoding acyl-ACP--UDP-N-acetylglucosamine O-acyltransferase → MTIHATAVVDPQAEVHETASVGAYSVIGPNVTIGPNTVIDAHAVISGHTRIGAENHIGSFSSLGTPPQDMHYQDEPTELIVGDGNKIREYVSIHRGTPSGGGKTIIGNHNMLMAYCHVAHDCILHDHVIMSNVATLGGHVEVGSYANLGGLVAVHQFCRIGPYTYIGGMSGISLDVPPYVILTGTRNRMRIAGVNKIGMRRNGLTRETIGDIDRAFRIIFRSSPQLLVKEALAQVTHEFPESDAVRVLVDFFRESKRGVVKRTEDS
- the lpxI gene encoding UDP-2,3-diacylglucosamine diphosphatase LpxI (LpxI, functionally equivalent to LpxH, replaces it in LPS biosynthesis in a minority of bacteria.); translated protein: MSTPIGLIAGGGQFPLLFTEAAKARDRRVVAVCHQNETQEELAQCADVSCWVKLGQLGKIIRFFHEQGVRETVFCGTITKTRMFKDILPDLKGLSLWNKIDRRLDDAILRAVAGALEEEGIKVLASTCYLEHLFFSKGILGKKKPTQEQLADIRFGWRIAREIGRLDIGQCVVVREGAVLAVEAIEGTDAAIRRGGELSGSGAVVVKMKKPGQDFRFDLPATGTKTIETLASVKGAVLAVEAGQSLLFDREAMIAAANRAGIVVVGLQEDASGELLF